A genomic segment from Anopheles maculipalpis chromosome X, idAnoMacuDA_375_x, whole genome shotgun sequence encodes:
- the LOC126564762 gene encoding integrin alpha-PS2, whose product MRNQVTVRDGGHAHVPRRTVTMLVVAGLLLLLVTVDRTATAFNLETINYILQEGEPNSMFGFSVVLHREQNKSWVIVGAPTANTTQNNVIEGGAVYRCDIYDDHRCFLVPFDTQGNNFNDQNEQIDTKSNQWFGATVASAGIDGPLVACAPRYVFHQLQPRKVERVEPVGTCYLAKKNMQEFHDLSPCRTAYWGYHRQGSCQAGFSAALTKDGSRVFIGAPGSYYWQGQMYSINTDVVFPYKPPRYGHFGEGGQIYSFSLNDPKDKVYKTLEDTKKEDDSYLGYSSTTGDFNGDGTQGVAVGKPRGAQLLGKVLIYSWNMTNQQNITGEQIGAYFGYSLAAVDVDGDRLDDLIIGAPMYTEPNNEGKYETGRVYIMYQGSVPSGRFRELDTRDGVNSKARFGLALCSLGDLNLDGYGDFAVGAPYDGPNGRGAVYIFYGSRTGPLAKASQVIQAEDLAVGTRLSTFGFAVSGGIDLDGNQYPDMVVGAYESDKTFVFKARPVAAMEASTLFGTERKLIALDERNCTVVQTGKLVACTVLHSCLKYKGINVPSMLDIEISWTLDARKPRNPRMFFLDQDSNSNRTQSMRLTRDKLECRSDTVYVADNIRDKITPLEVEMAYRLRQNTQNRQRRPRANVEPVLDHNRGTVQRDTINIQKNCGPDNVCVPDLRMEVKSVDDYLLGSNNLLSVEVLITNRGEDAFEAGFYMAVPNGLDFRRVDRLGEVKDVPVLCTAPSAATKKTLKCDIGNPLSSGKVVHFNVILAPSFSAGMGSSYDFYLETNSTNAEVEGSEHDNVVRKSIGILVQTDLSMSGVSLPEEFLYNYSEYRTLEEARTERDIGPQVVHIYEIRNEGPSTIDEAEFFVLWPFETLDGVPLMYLLNQPETHGNIECLPTEYANPLNLAIDSALARKSFLDKVGVSGTSFSSTMGRTTKFSSVSSTAIGSEGAVGGSGGGGGAGGGAGGTSSISYLATTGSSSGRSGGSSSSSSSSTGGISSSSSSSSGGSITGSSSYSSSSSSSTGSSSGGANESRYSSSVRGSSATGTEGSNYHRVSGGGSGGSERRYQTEGSEVIATGRVHDQHGQSQGDAYSRQGYEQQGSQQAEGYRRQHQQQYDGRTRVTDASYGGVGGAASGFDAASSSSSSSSSSSGRNGTSSSVVYYTSKNRTTYRDEDGRVHVSSESSEYHRHNSGLAGGGQGSLAFEAGSSSDATSGSSTRRRMMSQQDGDAAPSRTGLITEFMHLGDYTGPGVGSTASHDLNRFENKFRTEYSQQQLGGGSSSYQAGSTSSASSSSGRQTHYTSREHQHQQVESATYASNAYNGIADDLDHEHEEDDYDSYDRSEEDSYVDPVHSGAPGNRRTYPPGYGLPHLKQHLNQGHENVEQKFRYYQRFDRQRRQAPVKDESDRALEEALRCHATRCAIIHCKAGPIGNKDVAFIALRTRAVAHTFHKLSGTESLYFSTMNVARVLKLPYIGEPKDKPIKTHEIKVLASPERLVKPDVVPLWIVVLAACAGALILLLLIYLLSKCGFFERKRPTDSSERQPLNRNGNYHGDEHL is encoded by the exons GGTAATTGTGGGCGCACCGACCGCCAACACAACgcagaacaacgtgattgaGGGCGGTGCTGTGTATCGCTGCGACATTTACGACGATCACCGGTGCTTTCTGGTGCCATTCGACACGCAAG GAAACAACTTCAACGACCAAAACGAACAGATTGACACGAAATCGAACCAGTGGTTCGGTGCGACGGTAGCCAGTGCCGGGATTGATGGTCCGCTGGTG GCTTGCGCTCCACGCTATGTGTTTCATCAGCTGCAGCCAAGAAAGGTGGAGCGTGTCGAACCCGTCGGCACCTGCTACTtggcgaagaagaatatgCAAGAATTCCACGACTTATCGCCTTGCCGAACAG CCTACTGGGGCTACCATCGACAAGGATCCTGTCAGGCAGGGTTCAGTGCCGCCCTAACGAAG GACGGTTCGCGTGTGTTTATCGGTGCACCGGGCAGCTACTACTGGCAGG GACAAATGTATTCCATTAACACCGACGTTGTGTTTCCCTATAAACCCCCGCGGTATGGTCATTTTGGCGAAGGAG GCCAGATCTATTCGTTCAGTTTGAACGATCCGAAGGATAAGGTGTATAAGACGCTCGAGGACACGAAGAAGGAGGATGACAGCTACCTTGGCTACTCATCCACCACCGGTGACTTTAATGGCGATGGTACGCAGGGTGTAGCGGTGGGCAAACCGCGCGGCGCTCAGCTACTGGGCAAGGTGCTGATCTACTCCTGGAACATGACGAACCAGCAGAACATTACAGGTGAGCAGATCGGGGCCTATTTTGGCTACTCGCTGGCCGCTGTCGATGTGGACGGCGATCGGCTCGACGATCTGATTATCGGTGCGCCCATgtacaccgaaccgaacaacGAGGGCAAATACGAAACGGGCCGTGTGTACATCATGTACCAAGGGTCCGTACCTTCCGGACGGTTCCGCGAGCTAGACACGCGGGACGGTGTTAACAGTAAGGCACGGTTCGGTTTGGCCCTCTGCTCGCTGGGCGATCTGAATCTGGATGGGTATGGTGACTTCGCGGTCGGCGCACCGTACGATGGACCGAACGGGCGTGGTGCGGTGTACATCTTCTACGGCTCGCGTACCGGTCCACTAGCTAAGGCGTCGCAGGTGATCCAGGCGGAAGATCTAGCGGTGGGAACGCGCCTATCCACGTTCGGGTTCGCCGTATCCGGTGGCATCGATCTGGACGGCAATCAGTATCCGGACATGGTGGTCGGTGCGTACGAGTCGGACAAGACGTTCGTGTTCAAGGCACGGCCAGTCGCTGCGATGGAGGCGAGTACGCTGTTCGGGACGGAACGTAAGCTGATCGCACTGGACGAGCGCAACTGTACGGTGGTGCAGACGGGGAAGCTTGTCGCCTGTACCGTACTGCACTCCTGTCTCAAGTACAAGGGCATCAACGTACCGTCGATGCTGGACATCGAGATCTCGTGGACGCTGGACGCACGGAAACCTCGCAATCCGCGCATGTTTTTCCTCGACCaggacagcaacagcaaccgtaCCCAGTCGATGCGGTTGACTCGCGACAAGCTAGAATGCCGCAGCGATACGGTGTACGTGGCGGACAACATACGCGACAAGATCACACCGCTCGAGGTGGAGATGGCGTACCGATTGCGCCAGAACACGCAGAACCGTCAGCGGCGCCCGCGCGCCAACGTTGAGCCAGTGCTCGACCACAACCGTGGTACGGTGCAGCGGGACACGATCAACATCCAGAAGAACTGTGGACCGGATAATGTGTGCGTGCCGGATCTGCGCATGGAGGTGAAGTCGGTCGACGACTATCTGCTCGGTTCGAACAATCTGCTCTCGGTGGAGGTGTTGATCACTAACCGGGGCGAGGATGCGTTCGAGGCAGGGTTCTACATGGCCGTACCGAACGGGCTCGATTTCCGGCGCGTGGACCGGCTGGGCGAGGTAAAGGATGTGCCAGTGCTCTGCACCGCACCATCCGCCGCGACAAAGAAAACGCTCAAGTGTGACATCGGCAATCCACTGTCGAGCGGCAAGGTGGTACACTTCAACGTTATACTGGCGCCATCGTTCTCCGCCGGTATGGGCTCGAGCTACGACTTTTACCTGGAGACAAACTCGACAAACGCTGAGGTGGAGGGCAGCGAGCACGATAATGTGGTGCGCAAGAGCATCGGCATCCTGGTGCAGACGGACCTGTCGATGTCGGGCGTATCGCTGCCGGAGGAGTTCCTGTACAATTACAGCGAGTATCGGACGCTCGAGGAGGCGCGTACGGAGCGGGACATTGGACCGCAGGTGGTACACATCTACGAGATCCGCAATGAGGGTCCGTCGACGATTGACGAGGCGGAATTTTTCGTACTGTGGCCGTTCGAAACGCTGGACGGTGTGCCGCTAATGTATCTGCTGAATCAGCCCGAAACGCACGGTAACATTGAGTGTTTGCCGACGGAGTATGCGAACCCGCTGAATCTTGCCATCGACAGTGCGCTCGCTAGGAAGAGTTTTCTCGATAAGGTTGGCGTGTCCGGTACGAGCTTCTCCTCCACCATGGGTCGTACGACCAAGTTTAGTAGCGTATCTTCTACCGCGATTGGTAGTGAAGGTGCggttggtggtagtggtggtggtggtggtgctggtggtggtgctggtggtacgTCTTCGATTTCCTACCTAGCTACTACTGGATCAAGCTCAGGTCGTAGTGgcggtagtagtagcagcagcagcagcagcactggtggcatcagcagcagcagtagtagcagcagcggtGGCAGTATTACTGGTAGCAGCAGttatagtagcagcagtagcagcagcactggAAGTAGCAGTGGTGGAGCGAATGAGTCAAGATATTCATCCTCGGTTAGAGGATCATCGGCTACTGGTACGGAAGGATCAAACTATCATCGCGTCTcgggtggtggtagtggtggctCCGAACGGCGTTATCAAACGGAGGGTAGTGAGGTGATTGCTACTGGTCGGGTGCACGACCAACATGGACAGTCGCAGGGCGATGCCTACTCCAGGCAAGGTTACGAACAGCAAGGCTCACAGCAAGCCGAAGGCTATCGACgtcaacaccagcagcagtatgaTGGAAGAACGCGCGTAACGGATGCAAGTTATGGAGGTGTCGGTGGAGCCGCTTCCGGCTTTGATGCTGCATcgagtagcagcagtagtagtagcagtagtagcggtCGAAATGGTACCTCGTCATCGGTGGTATACTACACGTCCAAGAATCGCACCACCTACCGTGATGAGGATGGCCGAGTTCATGTGTCCTCCGAGAGTAGTGAGTATCATCGCCACAATTCCGGTCTAGCAGGCGGTGGTCAGGGTAGTCTAGCGTTTGAAGCTGGTTCGTCATCAGACGCTACCTCAGGTTCGTCCACACGGCGCCGTATGATGAGCCAACAGGACGGTGATGCAGCACCATCCCGCACCGGTCTCATTACCGAATTCATGCATCTGGGCGATTACACTGGCCCTGGCGTTGGATCGACGGCCAGTCACGATCTGAACCGGTTCGAGAACAAGTTCCGCACGGAGTACTCGCAGCAACAGCTTGGTGGAGGATCCTCATCGTACCAGGCCGGATCAACGTCATCCGCCTCTTCTTCGTCCGGCAGACAAACTCACTACACGAGCCGCGagcaccagcatcagcaggtAGAATCGGCCACGTATGCTAGCAATGCCTACAACGGAATTGCGGACGATCTTGACCACGAGCACGAGGAAGACGATTACGACTCGTACGATCGCAGTGAGGAAGACAGCTACGTTGATCCGGTTCATTCCGGTGCGCCTGGTAATCGGCGCACGTACCCGCCCGGTTACGGGTTGCCTCACCTGAAGCAACATCTTAACCAAGGGCACGAGAATGTCGAGCAAAAGTTCCGCTACTATCAACGGTTTGATCGGCAGCGCCGCCAGGCACCGGTCAAGGATGAATCGGACCGGGCACTGGAGGAAGCACTCCGCTGTCACGCAACACGGTGCGCTATCATACACTGCAAGGCGGGACCGATCGGTAATAAGGATGTGGCGTTCATAGCGCTCCGTACGCGTGCCGTTGCCCATACGTTCCACAAGCTGTCGGGGACGGAGTCGCTCTACTTTTCCACGATGAATGTCGCCCGGGTACTGAAGCTGCCGTACATTGGGGAACCGAAGGACAAACCGATCAAGACGCACGAGATCAAGGTATTGGCATCGCCGGAACGGCTTGTCAAACCGGACGTGGTACCGCTCTGGATTGTGGTACTGGCTGCCTGTGCCGGTGCGCTCATACTTCTGCTGCTCATATATCTACTTTCGAAG TGTGGCTTCTTCGAGCGCAAGCGTCCGACGGACTCGTCCGAACGGCAGCCATTAAACCGAAACGGTAACTATCATGGCGACGAACATCTGTGA